In Pelotomaculum isophthalicicum JI, the following proteins share a genomic window:
- the thpR gene encoding RNA 2',3'-cyclic phosphodiesterase, with protein MRLFVAVNFSDEARKKIGSLIRELRELPSDVKWVDDANLHLTIQFLGNVPEDQVPDIVNVLKHSVAGIYHFKLDLGGVGAFPSTQRPRTFWMGVSGDTAVLFRLQRQIQEGLSKIGFKPEKRRFSPHLTLGRVRSAIGFTDVLKKAETLAREKVSTEKIGSIDLMLSELSPKGPNYFILSKIQLPGLKSEVRIQ; from the coding sequence ATGAGATTATTTGTGGCGGTTAATTTTTCTGATGAGGCAAGAAAAAAAATAGGGTCCTTGATCAGAGAACTCCGGGAACTTCCGTCTGATGTAAAGTGGGTTGATGACGCAAATCTTCATCTTACTATCCAGTTTCTCGGAAACGTCCCGGAAGATCAAGTTCCTGATATTGTTAACGTTTTGAAACATTCTGTCGCCGGAATTTATCACTTTAAACTTGATCTGGGCGGAGTGGGCGCTTTCCCATCAACGCAACGGCCAAGGACATTCTGGATGGGGGTCTCAGGGGATACCGCAGTATTGTTCCGTTTGCAGCGTCAGATTCAAGAGGGACTCAGTAAGATTGGCTTTAAACCGGAAAAGCGACGGTTTTCTCCTCACCTTACATTGGGTAGAGTTCGTTCCGCCATTGGTTTCACGGATGTGCTAAAAAAAGCGGAAACACTCGCGAGGGAAAAAGTTAGTACAGAAAAAATAGGCTCAATAGACTTGATGTTAAGTGAGCTAAGTCCAAAGGGACCAAATTATTTTATCTTGTCCAAGATTCAACTGCCGGGTTTAAAGTCAGAAGTCAGAATTCAGTAG
- a CDS encoding PRC-barrel domain-containing protein, with protein sequence MKNSQQVLGLPVLSIEEGKQIGIVKHLVLNPELGKVSSLLVEDAAWYLGLKTIPFESVQGIGEFGLTIENRSFLSAVADSPEVIELLKKDLSLPGIKVLSKKGRLVGTVSDFIINENNGGIMGCQLTLTHSEKPDGIIPRKSILTFGHDFLVVEEGIENVLVADIEEIEDVIEDNIPTDRQEAINSDDLEIKTDAPVADIPAITQESPNVAKNEKQPADALKHFEEQQRKYLIGKKVIMKIVAENGEVVAEEGDTVTNEIIEHAKATDRYIQLTLNIRD encoded by the coding sequence TTGAAAAACAGTCAGCAGGTTTTAGGGCTACCGGTTCTCAGTATCGAAGAGGGCAAACAAATAGGTATAGTTAAGCATTTGGTTTTAAACCCGGAACTAGGGAAAGTAAGCTCTCTGCTAGTCGAAGATGCAGCATGGTATCTAGGTCTGAAAACAATTCCTTTTGAATCGGTACAAGGCATTGGAGAGTTTGGGCTGACTATAGAGAACCGTTCTTTTCTATCAGCGGTGGCAGATTCTCCCGAAGTTATCGAATTACTCAAAAAAGACCTCAGCCTGCCTGGTATAAAGGTTTTAAGCAAAAAAGGCCGTTTGGTGGGCACTGTCAGTGATTTTATTATCAACGAAAATAACGGTGGAATTATGGGTTGCCAGTTAACTCTTACTCATAGTGAAAAGCCAGACGGGATAATTCCAAGAAAATCCATCCTTACTTTTGGCCACGATTTTCTAGTAGTTGAAGAAGGCATAGAGAACGTGCTGGTTGCTGACATAGAGGAAATTGAAGACGTTATTGAAGATAATATTCCAACTGACCGCCAGGAAGCAATAAACAGTGACGATTTAGAGATTAAAACAGACGCGCCGGTTGCCGACATTCCCGCCATAACACAGGAATCGCCAAATGTTGCAAAAAATGAAAAACAGCCGGCAGATGCTTTGAAACACTTTGAAGAACAACAGCGGAAATATCTCATTGGTAAAAAAGTAATCATGAAAATCGTTGCCGAAAACGGTGAGGTCGTTGCCGAGGAAGGTGACACAGTCACCAATGAAATAATTGAACACGCTAAGGCTACCGATCGGTATATCCAACTAACTTTGAATATACGCGATTAA
- a CDS encoding VanW family protein — protein MPLFKKALLLSMVLLFQSGASVIGAAAILDNRHSEVIQQGVTVKGIQVGGLNLAEATTKLESTVPRSLDNTFVISNEETSCSINLSDIDGSYDYLSTAGEALAYGKKSNPLNQLISDLRLRAKPVDMEVKITFSEEKLADRLKSIQKAWETLPKDAEIKLLNGKVVIVPEKKGYHLDFEKTMDHARLALAGGSLSVNAVGRILEPGVTSGALEEIHALQSEYITYFDDSAWNRSHNISLASTAINGALLKPGEIFSLNRRLGPRLAERGYLLAPAFIDNQLAQDIGGGVCQVATTLYNAALLADLTILERYPHPSPVTYVPIGRDATIAGDYLDLKFINNLDTAIYISSTAEYGKLSTRIFGAGNKDGHSVRITSDYSVVSPNVVTYEDNTLPEGETKIKDYGKAGYKAWVYRESIINNHVESRTQISSDDYPSEDKVVIVGSKPKVNNKEKTGKENK, from the coding sequence ATGCCGCTTTTTAAAAAAGCTTTACTCCTGTCAATGGTTCTTTTGTTCCAATCCGGCGCGAGTGTAATTGGAGCGGCTGCGATCCTGGATAACAGGCATTCGGAAGTAATCCAACAAGGTGTTACTGTTAAAGGCATTCAGGTCGGTGGTTTAAACCTTGCCGAGGCCACAACAAAGCTGGAAAGCACAGTACCACGATCATTGGATAACACCTTTGTAATCAGTAATGAAGAAACAAGCTGCTCAATTAACTTATCCGACATCGACGGAAGTTATGATTACTTATCGACCGCAGGGGAAGCACTCGCGTACGGTAAAAAGAGCAATCCTCTTAACCAGTTGATATCTGATCTGCGTCTCAGGGCAAAGCCGGTCGATATGGAGGTTAAAATTACTTTCTCCGAAGAAAAACTGGCTGACAGGCTCAAGAGTATCCAAAAGGCATGGGAAACATTGCCTAAGGACGCGGAAATCAAACTTTTGAATGGCAAAGTAGTAATTGTTCCTGAAAAAAAAGGATACCATCTTGATTTTGAAAAAACTATGGACCATGCCCGTCTGGCGCTGGCGGGGGGAAGTTTATCCGTTAACGCGGTCGGACGCATCCTGGAACCGGGGGTTACTTCCGGCGCGCTGGAAGAAATCCACGCGTTACAGTCTGAATACATTACCTACTTTGATGACAGCGCCTGGAACAGGTCACATAATATTTCCCTGGCCAGCACAGCGATAAACGGCGCCTTGCTAAAACCAGGAGAGATATTCTCATTAAACCGGCGTTTGGGTCCCCGCTTGGCGGAAAGAGGGTATTTATTAGCCCCCGCATTTATTGATAACCAGCTTGCCCAGGACATCGGGGGAGGGGTGTGCCAAGTTGCCACCACTCTTTATAATGCGGCACTACTTGCAGATCTGACAATTCTTGAGCGTTATCCGCACCCGAGCCCGGTGACTTATGTTCCTATTGGACGAGACGCCACCATAGCCGGAGATTATTTGGACCTAAAATTTATTAATAATCTAGATACAGCGATCTATATCTCCAGTACGGCTGAATACGGAAAACTCTCGACACGTATTTTTGGCGCCGGAAATAAAGACGGACACTCAGTCAGGATCACCTCGGATTATAGTGTAGTCAGTCCAAATGTTGTAACATACGAAGACAACACGCTTCCAGAAGGTGAAACCAAAATTAAAGATTACGGCAAAGCAGGATATAAGGCATGGGTATACCGCGAATCAATTATTAATAACCATGTTGAGTCCAGAACGCAGATCTCAAGCGACGACTACCCGTCTGAAGATAAAGTTGTCATTGTGGGCTCTAAACCTAAAGTGAATAACAAGGAAAAAACGGGAAAAGAAAACAAATAG